One region of Salinibacterium sp. TMP30 genomic DNA includes:
- the trxB gene encoding thioredoxin-disulfide reductase: protein MRQLIIIGSGPAGYTAAIYAARANLAPLVIASSVEAGGELMKTTEVENYPGFAEGIQGPDLMIEMQKQAERFGAEIILDDVTDLQLEGQIKRVTLGNGDVHEALSVVFATGSAYRKLGLPDEERLSGYGVSWCATCDGFFFRKKTIAVVGGGDSAMEEATFLTKFADKVYVIHRKDELRASKAMQERAFSDPKIEFLWNKAVTGITGVELVDGIDVTDTVDGTESHLDVSGLFIAIGADPRTHLVHGQLDINADGTVEVDGRSSRTNITGVFAAGDVIDPTYRQAVTAAGSGTVAALDAEHYLASLPRELVASAVQPKRIEEADDEAA, encoded by the coding sequence GTGCGTCAACTCATCATCATCGGATCCGGCCCCGCCGGTTACACCGCGGCGATTTATGCTGCGCGCGCAAATCTGGCGCCGCTCGTGATCGCGAGCTCGGTTGAGGCCGGTGGCGAACTTATGAAGACCACCGAGGTTGAGAATTACCCTGGCTTTGCCGAGGGAATTCAGGGTCCTGACCTCATGATCGAAATGCAGAAGCAGGCGGAGCGTTTCGGTGCCGAGATTATTCTCGACGATGTTACTGACCTTCAGCTTGAGGGCCAGATCAAAAGGGTCACTCTCGGCAATGGCGACGTTCACGAGGCTCTCTCCGTGGTGTTTGCGACGGGTTCCGCCTACCGAAAGCTTGGTCTTCCCGACGAAGAACGACTCAGCGGCTACGGAGTTTCCTGGTGCGCAACCTGCGACGGATTCTTCTTCCGCAAGAAGACGATCGCGGTTGTTGGCGGCGGAGACTCCGCTATGGAAGAAGCAACCTTCCTCACAAAGTTCGCTGACAAGGTGTACGTCATTCACCGCAAGGATGAGCTGCGAGCCTCGAAGGCAATGCAGGAGCGTGCGTTCAGCGATCCCAAGATCGAATTCCTGTGGAATAAGGCCGTAACCGGCATCACCGGTGTCGAACTGGTTGACGGTATCGACGTGACGGACACCGTTGATGGCACTGAGTCGCACCTCGACGTTAGCGGGCTGTTCATTGCGATCGGCGCCGACCCCCGCACGCATTTGGTTCACGGACAACTCGATATCAACGCTGACGGAACCGTCGAAGTGGATGGTCGTTCCTCACGCACCAACATCACCGGAGTTTTTGCGGCCGGCGACGTGATCGACCCCACCTACCGCCAAGCAGTGACCGCTGCCGGATCCGGCACCGTTGCTGCCCTCGACGCAGAACACTACCTCGCGTCACTGCCTCGCGAACTTGTCGCAAGCGCAGTCCAGCCCAAACGAATCGAAGAAGCAGACGACGAAGCCGCCTAA
- the trxA gene encoding thioredoxin, with protein sequence MSSATEVTDANFEELVINSKDTIMVDFWAEWCGPCRAVGPILDQIASENADKIKIVKLNVDDNPKMAMKYQITSIPAMKVFRGGEVVKTVIGAKPKPAIEADLAEFLA encoded by the coding sequence ATGTCTTCAGCAACAGAAGTAACTGACGCCAACTTTGAAGAACTCGTCATCAACTCAAAAGACACCATCATGGTGGACTTCTGGGCCGAATGGTGTGGCCCGTGTCGCGCCGTCGGCCCGATCCTTGACCAGATCGCCAGCGAAAACGCCGACAAGATCAAGATCGTCAAGCTCAATGTTGACGACAACCCGAAGATGGCGATGAAGTATCAGATCACCTCGATTCCCGCGATGAAGGTCTTCCGCGGTGGCGAGGTTGTCAAGACTGTTATTGGTGCAAAGCCGAAGCCTGCGATCGAAGCAGACCTCGCAGAGTTCCTGGCGTAA
- a CDS encoding oxidoreductase — protein sequence MNARTEWTASDIGDLTGKVVIVTGANSGLGFETSRALLTAGAHVVMTMRTAEKAAAAKSALLNDLGEVSLETMLLDLADLESIQHFSEEFHGKHSQLDLLVNNAGIMMTDAQLTIDGFESQLGTNHLGHFALTGRLLDLITATPGARVVSLSSLAHGWGFMEFGNLMFQNGSYTPRAAYGRSKLANLLFTYELQRRFESAGIDATSVAAHPGTAGTGLADHMFNRWYLRPLKALVFLGIQTPKQGARPSLRAATDPSATGGEYFGPSGRKEYRGAPVRVESSPASHSEVDAAKLWTESERLTGVNYESLRTPTQ from the coding sequence GTGAACGCTCGTACCGAATGGACCGCCTCTGACATCGGAGACCTCACGGGCAAAGTCGTGATCGTGACCGGTGCAAACTCGGGCCTCGGCTTTGAAACGAGCCGCGCCCTGCTCACAGCGGGAGCACACGTTGTGATGACGATGCGTACGGCAGAGAAGGCCGCTGCCGCGAAAAGTGCACTTCTGAACGATCTCGGGGAGGTTTCGCTCGAGACGATGCTTCTCGATCTTGCTGATCTCGAATCGATCCAGCACTTTAGCGAAGAGTTTCACGGGAAACATTCGCAACTCGACCTGTTGGTCAATAACGCCGGAATCATGATGACGGATGCCCAACTCACGATCGACGGCTTCGAGTCACAGCTCGGCACCAACCACCTCGGACATTTCGCACTCACCGGTCGCTTACTCGACCTCATCACCGCCACCCCTGGTGCACGCGTGGTGAGCCTGTCGAGCCTGGCCCACGGCTGGGGATTTATGGAGTTCGGAAACCTGATGTTCCAGAACGGCTCCTATACGCCGCGCGCCGCCTATGGTCGTTCCAAACTTGCCAATCTATTGTTCACCTACGAGCTGCAGCGCCGGTTCGAGTCGGCCGGGATCGATGCCACGTCGGTAGCTGCGCATCCCGGAACCGCCGGAACAGGGCTCGCCGACCACATGTTTAACCGGTGGTACCTGCGCCCGCTCAAGGCGCTGGTCTTTTTGGGCATCCAGACGCCGAAGCAGGGCGCTCGGCCGTCTCTGCGTGCCGCAACCGACCCGAGCGCTACCGGAGGTGAGTACTTTGGTCCCTCCGGACGCAAGGAGTACCGTGGCGCCCCGGTACGGGTCGAATCGAGCCCGGCGTCGCACTCTGAGGTTGATGCAGCGAAACTGTGGACCGAATCCGAACGACTCACGGGGGTTAACTACGAAAGCCTCCGAACACCCACTCAGTAG
- a CDS encoding PLP-dependent aminotransferase family protein, with product MTTQPNNLDQWFDHYADRASGLAASEVRALFAVASRPEVVSLAGGMPYVSALPQDLITESIDRVMRNRGASALQYGSGQGLPALREQILEVMALEGIRASVDDVVVTTGSQHALELVTKLFINPGDVVIAEGPSYVTAMVVFKSFQAEITHVEMDDFGLVPDSLRAHIASVRAAGKTIKFLYTVPTFSNPAGVTLSWQRRLEVLEIARENGILVLEDNPYGLLYFDGPPPHAMRSVEGDGVVYLGTFSKTLAPGFRVGWVLAPHAIREKLILANEAAVLSPSSFTQNIISEYMSVADWKGQIDTFRGVYRERRDAMLDALDDYLPDLQWTVPHGGFYVWVTLPDNLDSKSMLPRAVKELVAYTPGTAFYADGNGRNNMRLSFCYPTPEFIREGIRRLSTVINGERELLNTFSQTAPLTIAPPARSMINPPANLS from the coding sequence ATGACAACGCAGCCAAATAACCTCGACCAGTGGTTTGACCACTATGCGGACCGCGCCTCTGGGCTTGCGGCCTCCGAAGTGCGAGCGTTGTTTGCCGTTGCCTCACGCCCTGAGGTTGTTTCGCTCGCCGGCGGCATGCCATACGTCTCTGCCCTGCCTCAAGACCTCATCACCGAGTCAATTGATCGCGTAATGCGTAATCGCGGCGCTTCGGCGCTGCAGTACGGCTCGGGCCAAGGTTTGCCCGCACTTCGGGAACAAATTCTCGAAGTAATGGCTCTCGAAGGTATCCGGGCGAGCGTCGATGACGTTGTTGTTACTACCGGCTCGCAACACGCTCTAGAACTCGTCACGAAGCTGTTCATCAATCCCGGAGATGTCGTTATCGCTGAGGGCCCCAGCTATGTGACGGCAATGGTGGTCTTCAAGTCGTTCCAAGCAGAGATCACTCATGTTGAAATGGATGACTTTGGGCTCGTTCCCGATTCTTTGCGCGCTCACATCGCATCTGTTCGTGCCGCGGGCAAGACAATCAAGTTTTTGTACACGGTGCCAACCTTTAGTAACCCCGCAGGCGTGACCCTGAGCTGGCAGCGTCGACTTGAGGTGCTGGAGATTGCTCGGGAGAATGGGATTTTGGTTCTCGAAGACAACCCCTACGGACTGTTGTACTTTGATGGTCCGCCTCCGCACGCGATGCGTTCCGTCGAAGGGGATGGTGTCGTCTACCTCGGTACGTTCTCAAAGACTCTTGCTCCCGGTTTCCGGGTGGGTTGGGTGCTCGCGCCCCACGCGATTAGAGAGAAACTCATTTTAGCTAATGAGGCTGCTGTTCTTTCACCCAGCTCATTCACTCAGAACATCATTAGCGAATATATGAGCGTCGCGGACTGGAAGGGCCAGATCGATACCTTCCGCGGTGTATACCGTGAACGCCGAGATGCCATGCTCGATGCCCTCGATGACTACCTCCCCGATCTGCAGTGGACCGTTCCCCATGGCGGCTTCTATGTCTGGGTTACACTGCCCGACAACCTTGATTCCAAGTCGATGCTGCCCCGCGCAGTCAAAGAACTCGTGGCTTACACCCCGGGCACCGCCTTCTATGCCGACGGAAACGGTCGCAACAATATGCGATTGTCCTTCTGCTATCCAACTCCTGAGTTCATCCGCGAGGGCATCCGTCGACTTTCCACTGTTATCAACGGCGAGCGTGAACTGCTCAACACTTTCTCGCAAACGGCGCCACTCAC